Part of the Nicotiana sylvestris chromosome 2, ASM39365v2, whole genome shotgun sequence genome, acgcagcagtgacaacagcaacagcagtagcagcaagcattgcaatcccatggtagtcccagctaccaaaacttcccgaactacattgacctgattcctgtttagcccaggatatgtaggaaatctttgaagcaagattcggtcagatctttcaaaaaacatgcttcatacggagtagtccataggcaaaaatcgctcatacacgctcactttatctttgcacgaaaactcttcgtgtttccgaacaaagagggacagctgtgagcacgtgatttttgcttcacgagacaatcgctccaaaagaaaacaaaaataataacaattgatcctgttgtacaatttttggatttttacatggcactttgttaattacgtatgactttggcccatttttactttattaaaacaaaatacaaaagtgtacgtgtcatgcataatctgaaccgtaacatggttgctaaatagaaaagcataaacaggcatctttgtccgtgattttgttttgtttaattttacctgttttgaattattttaatgtgtgtgcaaataattgtattaggtgtttattttaatttgattttacttagttttgtatttttataataaaagaaaaagaaaaaaaaaagagaaaaaaggcccttcccttccggacttgggccaatttgttaaaattggcccaaacaaacaacgtccaaaccaggcctgcccggtccacaccagctgatacccagggtgtccaaacgacgccaTTTTGGTCCaaactgatctgggccgttgatcttagattgatcaacggccaagatcgcCTCCCCATAACCCACAAAtgaccccgacccgtttccacccggaccgacccaaaccctctaaaagatgaaacgacaccgtttccctcaAGATGAAGGATCCCGccccttcatcacatctcatccaacggccaggatccgcccacccactaactatataagtctctaaccttaccctgccccccatctgataccccagcttccgtcttcaacctcatccccatcaaaccctagagccgcccctgtatccttcaccatagaaacccggcggcatgaacgccggtgacctccacctgaacaccatagaacccctcaccaccctgaacatggacctgttgaccgtttagttcgaatcatcctctaggtcctcgaatcttcatttgaagattcgagtcaaaactcgatctacaccgtttaaccccagcttcacaccagacactccccagacccccctcgtgaccaaaccatacttggtttggtccgaatctgatcagggaagcatgaatcccagatctgagttttggaactggGTGATTCCTCATCACTGGTCCGTGTCTTGTTCAAACCgaaggattaaggtctaatggaccttaatcgaagtgtttctcatctgagaaacacttcgattaaagtccattcagccttaagaaaggtctgtccgagtccgagttaaggttttgatcttttgcagtttaaggtgagttctttcttttcttatttgttttggttcatttgattgttgtaagggtctgttcatgTTCTGTTTGTGTCCTCGACTTTTATCAACTGTgccttgaccactttgcctgaacctctgttgttcGATTAAGCCCttccatttgttctgataatgtgtatgtaagtgttgtgcaattagctgattttcaaatttggactgactagttgactcctcgagtgcaattctgcttagtcaataTAATTCGAATCATGTATCGATACtatttaaatgtctgatttttggctacgattgtgtatgttaatgctaatatagtcgagtcgacatgtgtcgtcaattagtttcaactgtctgaacaaaataaatcgatttgcttctgttgaacattgcctgaatcaattaagaaccaagttcagttacttataattgctaatttgatttcagaaatctaaggttaggctgtaatggtaatctgaactggagggcatgtgcacgacatgggcataaaggccctttttgaattaaatagtttgacagcatgtgctgtcagactacatcctgctgcccatgtttgcttttagttaataaaatggaaagttaagcctgccaagggaatgatggggtttaatacttaattagctaaagtagaactgaaatggaaggcacatgggaggggtatggtgatattctaaacaggctgttaaaaggggtagtgttaaggcttataaaaggaggagGAGCTGGAGATAAGGGAGAGGATAGAGGGACAGAGATATACACACGGACCCTAAGATTAGaggaaaaaacacacacacacaatagAGGGAGGCACACTGATAGGAATATTTTGAAAGAAAGAGAGGGTGATACACATTGAgggatatatacacacacacgacACACAAAAGAGACAGAACTCAGATTGAATATTTGAGAACTGAAAATTCTGGAAAaacagaaactggaaaagaattttgttcgataactcagacagacaaaacAAGAAGTTGCATTCTTTCCTGTTGTTTTAATTTCACTACATCTGGACCTGTttgtgcaacactgatttctcccaactgagtctgcttggttgttgTTTGTTATACTCGAGAACTTGGTCTAGTCGGGGTGTTGATCCcactccaattgttttgtgagttgtggctgctgctattctgtcctGTTGCTACTGCTAGtcctgtttcttgctgctgctgatttccccatcttcttcttcttctcctttgcattttcagtatttctaggtacacatttcaagtcccattttggtgttaactgtaacagttccaaagcatgaaatgaaaggagtttttgaagaaagtttagATGTCTGTTTTTGCAATGCTCATGGCATATTGACTTCTCTGTATAAATCAATTAATGTGCAATTCAAAAGTCTAGTTAGTTAATACTTAATTGAGTTTCAGCCTCTTGTATCTTAGTTCatgcaggttcgatactgggtttcggtatagattcttttgatgattgttgagaaaaactaataatcctttttgagttcaattagtagtaattttcataataaaacagccgatttcttttatcaatttcaaatagtttagagtgttaagaatagaacttggaggtcgttaaacataactcaatatatgttgttagtttgtttgcaatctcacttagcgaattaataagcatattcacttgttgaagacaaagcatgcggtaaccctcacctcatgaacaatcaatcaggtaatcaaacaagtttaggttcggcaaacataataaggattcagtccgtatttgtccaaaccagcaaaattcggcatcatccttttctttaaagataaatgtagtaaagacgtagtcattgtagggtacccttctaaaataatgagacgagcctcgccgaataaaaaggcaaattgcggggccctcaataattggtcataataaatacttagaatttgggatggactgtttagtgaattccactgccttccccaaagataataacgcgttagactttttaggcgcgacttaattaaattacattcttaaattcgggtgcgcatttatgtgacccaaattcaaatctcaacggagtcgaaatgtgttaacaactacgggtgcattgattgtgacgtggttcgagatgcattttcacgacgttgcaattctataaaaataaatgataataataaaagcggtttaaacttaataaaagcacataagtcacaacatgtatttaaatcagatatttagccattataacaatttaagcgaccgtgctagaaccacgggattcgagggtgcctaacaccttccctcgggtcaacaaaattccttacttagaatttctggttcgcagacttcatttggaaaagtcgaaaatttcctcgatttgggattcaagataaaccggtgacttgggacaccaaaagccaaacctttcccaagtggcgactctgaattaaataaataatcccatttcgaatattgtcacttaaattggaaaaaactcccacccgcgcatcttacccttcggggcggggcgcgcaaaaaggaggtgtgacagctctggcgactctgctggggaaattaacccagaaccactagttcagggttcaagaattcgagcttagaataattgttatatttggctttattatctgatctttattacatgtttttgcataacgtgctaaatgttgtcttttaccgctttgatattatctgaactgtatataaactgtgccgaaacccttctcttcttacctccggggagaagctcgctggtcgagactccctattctgttagtgtcaatacctgaaataagaaagaggtcggacaagttacaaagccggacgatctcgcgggtccccggtacgtagccccctcctcgactcgagttgtccgctcgggtacacagtctagaacaaatacccaggttacgaacctagaataacttgacttcatgccggatccctagtaggaacgcttatttgcatcatgttgcatttggcttaggggactcaacacaggggttgggtccgtctaggacaggcaacctgaaatgaaaagaccaccctgctgcatcctatttgttttgcgcatttatttgcttcggttccgcatgcttaccggtttctaaaaaaaagaggaaaaatagcagcgtagggagataattacttattttggaaaaataaaaccaatgtccaagtagtgtcaaaacctcgccggaatttttctaaaaaaaaagaataaaagcaaaatttgttttcttagtttgaattaaaaaaaaaatatatacaaaaattttcttttcatcatttccaaaatgaaaaaaaaaggaaaaaagaggtatttatttaaaagtaaaaaaaaaacggaaattcataattcaaaaaaaaaaacgttgtttcttttgtagtaccccttttataaattcagactaatagtccaaatatttcccaaaaaaaaataataattagtaataaatattttctttaatctttatctcttttcaaaaaaataaaaataaaaatacgtattcttgatttttaggtttatttggttttctctattcacgatagcccgaactacgccggtttgattctcaccggatgtgagatacgtaggcaaccctcgtcgggttcaaccccatttttgctaaaatagccaaaatcaataaataaataataaatgtgtcaaattttaaaagagtcgtaaataaatcgggtgacgttgttttgtcataaatagccgaatgttcccgaaagggacgccggaaggctgactttgcataaacagccacctttgggtcttgtttagcattttatccaatagacccacacagcctcaaaatcttcgtccccgaagtgtttaaaggccgtgttcaaaacttgatcccctctgtaaaaatatttttgagtcagtcatttttgttaaaatcaccttaataaatgtgcaggatgagcacgatgcaaaatgaacatttttcaataatgaccaaaatccctgtcaagttacggctatggtggaatgatctaggtgttgaaggacaaaatgaggttaagaaatatctgaaaggtcttgtgggtctgttggaaatccagcctcggggagatatcataagagctttggttacctattgggacccggcgcacaatgttttccatttctctgattttgagctcaccccgactttggaagaaatggccggatacatcgggaatactgaacttccgttgagggaaaaatacttggtcgccccgagagtcgtcacggtacatcggttcctggattcattgaaaatacctagaacagtccacaacccggatctagcagccggattctgtactccatgcttcatatatgataggtacggtcacgaggggggattcaataatccaatcaacaaactgtgcagcaaaggagttcgtcagaagtgggacgagcacagacgggtagcgttcatgataatgttcctgggtcttctggtatttccgaggaaagatggaaacattgatttgaagatatctggggtcgtcagcacacacctccacagttcaaccggaatttcgtctggcccggtagctctgccccttctcatcttacgcattgcctccatgacttcatcgatctcaatgtccctacaattacttacttcatggtgactgtcggcattcctcgattccccaagtataatatcctgatccccttcttcacttagaagtttatgaaagtaggtctgccacctcctcttaatctggtcatctcccatcaaaactttgccgtcatcatcttttatgcacctcacttggtccagatcccgagttgtcctctctctcgccttagcgattcggaataacttcttctccccacctttgttccttagttcctcatacagacgagcaaaagctgtcgtcttagcctccgtcactgccatcttcgcctccttcctatctactttatacctttgactgttctctctcttctcctcctcgtcagtcctccctactaaccgcaggtaagccgccttctttgcttccactttaccttggacaactgcattccaccaccaatcccctttgtggccaccattgtggcccatagatatccctaacacctctccctccgcctttcttatacagtccgccgtcgttgaccacattgtgtttgcgtccccactacttctccaagctcctattgccgataaccttccttccaactccttagctttatccttagttaaggctccccacctaatcctggggcgtccttgtactgacctcttcttcctccttatcctaatacaaatgtccatcaccaaaagcctatgctgcgttgagagggtatcacttgggataaccttgcagtccttgCACAACCTCCTATCGCATCTCCTGAgaaggagatagtcaatctgagtcttcgccaccgaactttggtaagtaaccaaatgttcatcccgcttcataaaactcgagttcgcaatgactagatcgaaagccttggcaaagtccaacagcgaaatgccccctccgttccgctcgcCGAAACCAAAGCTGCCATGCACCTCattgtacccacctgcagatgacccaatatgaccattgaaatctcctcctatgaataacctctcagaaggcggtatactacgaacaatctcatccaacccctcccaaaagcgcctcttaatatcctcatccaagcttgtttgcggtgcgtacgcgctaacgacatttaaagtaccctcacccaccaccaacttaatagtcattagtctatcattcacccgcctgacctctaccacagactctctaagatggttatctaccaggatacccactccattcttacccctcaggacaccagagtaccacaacttatacccatccatgTTTTTCGCCCTcaatccgacccacctagtctcctggatacacgctatattaatcttcctcttctgcagaattttcgccaactctatggatttactcgttagtgaacctatgttccatgacccgactcttaacctataggctcccttgccccctctacctcccctgctacccgacccaccccctgaccccagccccacactctgccccacccgaggacatgcccttattctatcatcccagactgcagccactacacctacaacaagactcgctagtgcacaacgtacacaaatcaaactagaaggaaacaagtggtaactagtatcctagttgaaaggtttaactattgcgaagtaaagtaacagtaatttagctaaTACCAAAAGGGAAACggtaaaacaggaggtaccaactcccgaaaacaaaacctgtggctgatttgttgtactcgatgtagttgtacgctcacgcaccacttcctaccgccctttgctgacactcgcccaggttgctctcctttgccagtgctcgtgcgcccaacttgtctccaatactccgagaattcctgaaaacacagaaaataccacgacccaaaaaccagaaggagctatcaccgctaccactggtataGCCCCAACTATATAAATGTAAcaggaaaggagaagaagaaaacgagaatatAAGGGAATCCTTctgttttatttattttggctAAGAGCAGGAAGGGAATCCTCAAATTTAGAAAATGAACTGAAATCTACCTTAGaaacatttacaatagtaaaccatccttaagttgagctaaaacataggctatattaaacaatttagcctattatcaacaccccacacttagcttattgctagtcctcgagcaatccactatattctttttagagaattcttcactcaaccatttcccctcacgcattacacctagaacattgtacatatattacgcctagcagtgaacaatcctagcctcaaagtcaactctcaggtgccatgcaatattcacacttcctcaaagttctCTAAACAGAAATCAAGACTTGCTTCTCCGTCACgattcatatgccctcacaattacatcaacaaaaactgagttcaatccaccacattcaattcatatattcacatatatcaaggaaatcactcactctcacaaaagaggtcacatgcatgcaattggtaccataagcttgcccttaatgtaaatctccaCTAAGGTAGGCTAGCtcgatccaaaatcaattaggactttttcatggttgtaatgtgggctaagggacgggtaggatgtatttaggaatagtgactcaacccctaagcactttaacacatcacacgagcaattttcagcataaattcttcaacccacttctcatttatacacaatatcatcccacaaatacgcccttcttctttaagcactctattaattcattcccactagctagagcaaaacacaatgtaattatcttttttttctcttcttgttactcaatttctgctagtggtgtattcgtttacaacataagtgcccctttcatccttttattggttccactcaaaagccaccccacaattatttccttcttacttcttttagcgctcttctcacaattaaagtgctttaagaggtaaaaggatcaaaacaatgtcaattaagaacaaaagggtataggcttgtaatgcgggtgccaaacaaaaagtctaaaggctcaaaagggttaactagggacaaattttatttttaataagcaattaagctcaaaaaggtcaaagaaagcctaacatcattttttaaaccgagcatcacctcaaatttcgcttcaactcacataccgagcaagttctagacataagtacaatacatggactacacaaatactcaccacacatggcatatgactcattccagatcagttcatcaagacactccattacgagcattcaatttagtacaaacatacaaattaagacactttcagtgagattcaacaattaagactaagctcgttacactctagggtctaaTGTGTTtaggtgtgtcaacgctatgaGTTCTCTTCTATAGCTTGCATCCCTTTATTTAatatacaaataaaaaaaaatgaaaacagaaattaaAAACTACATATGCCCGGTTCAaaataaacccttggaaaagaaccgtggcttaaagaaaaaccaagggggatttgttatactacctaaaaataaaaaataaaaataaaaatctttttgttgttttctataagctcagtccctcaagaactcCTATCTAAAAGAATCCGTTTTCGGGCCGCGCCAATATAACtactaaaaaaatatatttaagaacagacaacaattactccaacaatactaaatcaccaaaacatttaaaaacaaaagtgaaatagTCACGCAATCCCAAAACATTATATATTGTACCACACCACCAAAACATTCCAATAATCCAAAACAATTGAAACAACCTAAAAATCCATAAAAATTACTACCATCCAAAACATTTAAGAACAGTTAAACATATGTTTAAGGGAAtcctccaccccacacttaaagcgaGACATGTCCCCATGTCTTTCATTATAAACAAGAGATGAAGCAAAGATACTTCCCCGAGGAGTCACTCCTGGTCGGAGACAGAACCGGTATCCACATTGCATGCCTGACCAATTGCACGAAGCCAACCCAAGAGCCGGCTTTCCGTTTTCTTCTGCTGATCTTGCATTTCATCAACACGTCTCCCCAGAACTGTCACTGATGTTTTAATTTCAGTGATTTCCTGCTCCATGCGGTCTATCCTTTGTCCCCGACTAGCCCTAGACGGTCTTGCTGCATCAAAAGCTTGTGGTTGTGCAGGTGGTGCATCTTCTCCCATCTCCACATCGTCAGCTCCTTCTTGTTGGTCCTCTCCTTCCTCATCGTCACTGTCATCAGAATTAGGAGCAACCAATTCAGCTGGATGTACAACTTCCTTACCTGTGGTGACCATTTTAGCCGTGAAAGGATTGACTTTAGCTAGTCATCCATTTGCAGCAAGattgtttggtacattggctcgAAGGCACAGTAGGGTGACAAGAGATGGGTAATACAACCCGTAGCGTTGAATTCTAACCCTCTGGAACATTTATTTATGTGTCAACAATGGCACATCAAACCATCCCCTATTCATGAAACACCATATTAAGCAAGCTCGAGGGATGTTTACTTCAGACAAATTCTTGGAAGGCAAGAGACGGCTGTTGATGAAGTACAACCAACATTTGGCCTCGAACTTCAAGGCATTAGTGTGGAACttgttcccatatttataccattgGATATCTGCATTCGGGCGACAAATTATGTCGGTGAACGTGGACCATGGTATTAGCTTTCTGTTATATGCCTGGAACAAATCCATGTAATCTTCCTCCACTGGGGGTAGCCTGTACACATCCCAAATTGTTTCTATAGATGCATTGACTTGTCGCTTTCGGACTGTAACATTGTAGTTATCATGTTCCGGAAGGTTGGCATAATATTCCCTCACTAGCATTACATTCGCCGCGATTGGCTCCTCGAAGAATATGTCAAGCCCACGCCTCCTCAACTCGTTTGCTATGTTGGGACAATTAATAGCCAAAGCATTTGCATCCATTGCTTGTTCAGGCACTATTGTTTTCTCCTCATTTTTGTTAAATCTGTCCTGTGCCTTGGCTGACACAAACTTTTGACTGTTGAATGGCCTAGTATCAACTGATTTTCTGGGCCGTCCACCAACATTTGCTGTAGCTAGGCGTTTGGATGAGGAACTTGATGCTGGGCGTTTACGAGGGGCCATGGTACCTGCAAGTAGTTTAGAGTTAGCCCTATTCAATTGGGTAACCAAACCGGGCTACTTAGACTTCACCACATAGTTGGTCACATCACTTCCTCCAAAGAGGCATTTTTTCAAACACATTGTGAGCATGTTGAGTTTCAACCTTTTTCCAACCCTATGTCACAATGTATTCACCATCAACCAACCCAATTACTACTTTACACCACCATACTCCTAATTTTTCACTTTCTCAACCCAACCAAACATCAAACATATGTTTAAATCTTCTATAAATGCTACATTCTAAtgttaaataagaaaaaatttaaGAAACTATCCTAAAAATATACAATCTTGACAACCACATAATAATGTTACATAATAAAACTAAACAAGGAAAAAATGACgacattataataaatatatgcaaagaaattgaaaatcgaacaaaaaatagaaaattaaaactaTGTTCaccataaaaacaaaattaatctgaaaataaaaaaaaattaactaataAGAAGAAGATAAAGAAGACATACCTTAGAGGAGATGGGGTATGGGGTGAATGAAGAGGTGGGGAgatttgatgaagaagaagaagaaaaagattagGGTTTTGTTGGGAGAGTTGGGAAGAAGAAGAGGTGGGGAGTGTTTTCAGATTGATTTAGTAGAATGGGGGTTTTTAGGTTGTGTGTGTatgtgggggggggggtattaTTAAGTTAAAgaagtaaattttttttaaaaatgaagtTACCTGTTACTAGCGCGGGTCGTGCGCTGGTTATGTGCTCCCGCGCTAGTCATTTTTTTCCGAGGCAGACTAAAACTCGATTAGAGCGGGCTATGCGCTAGTCATGCGCTCCCGTGCTAATCACTGAAGGTCAGGCAGACGGAAACCCGATTAGCGCGGGCTATGCGCTCCCGCGCTAATCACTGAACGtttctcttgttttttttcttaACATATAGCCTCTCAAGAAGGCCAAGTTATAATTCTCATTTACAAACTATATTTACAATACAtttgtgggttgcctcccacacaacacctgatttaatgtcgcggtaCGACGCCATATTGCATTATACATCA contains:
- the LOC138884879 gene encoding uncharacterized protein, which gives rise to MDGYKLWYSGVLRGKNGVGGYNEVHGSFGFGERNGGGISLLDFAKAFDLVIANSSFMKRDEHLVTYQSSVAKTQIDYLLLRRCDRRLCKDCKVIPSDTLSTQHRLLLTPKWDLKCVPGNTENAKEKEKKMGKSATARNRTSSSNRTE